A part of Prolixibacteraceae bacterium genomic DNA contains:
- a CDS encoding monomeric [FeFe] hydrogenase, producing MALVNNTMIIRRQLIARLAQLIRQKELAKTIDRLPLEMAPRNMEAQRRCCIFKERAIARYKTFPLLGFVPNDEDDELITLSQLVDQACQREEPSKKILTVVDEACSNCVKVNYVVTNLCKGCVASPCYMNCPKSAIHFNRNGQAEIDHEKCVNCGICQKACPYHSIVYVPVPCEESCPVGAITKDENGNERIDDDKCIYCGKCVNACPFGSIFEMSHIVDVFGAMEKGEKIIALPAPSIMGQYREPMSKIVPALKKLGFHDVVEVAEGATITTNNESVELQEKLEEGQLFMTTSCCPSYVQAVEKHMPGVKPFVSHTKSPMYYAAEIAKERYPDAKLVFIGPCIAKRKEAQQDPNIDFIMTFEEIDAFFDGFEVRVSDQEPINLERIDRESRNYGQSGGVAAAVLARDIKVDVNEMKINGINKKSMALLKTFAKGKATANFIEVMACEGGCVGGPSANVDVTKGRKQLDASIKQCYTD from the coding sequence ATGGCTCTAGTTAATAACACTATGATTATCAGGCGTCAGCTGATCGCTAGACTGGCGCAACTTATTAGACAGAAAGAACTGGCTAAAACAATTGATCGTCTTCCTTTAGAAATGGCACCCCGTAATATGGAAGCGCAACGCAGGTGCTGTATCTTTAAAGAGCGTGCTATTGCACGATATAAGACCTTTCCTCTATTAGGTTTTGTTCCTAATGACGAGGATGATGAGTTGATTACCCTATCGCAGTTAGTAGACCAGGCTTGCCAAAGAGAAGAACCTTCAAAGAAGATTCTGACCGTAGTAGACGAAGCATGTAGTAACTGTGTGAAGGTGAATTATGTAGTGACCAATCTTTGTAAAGGGTGTGTCGCAAGTCCTTGCTATATGAACTGCCCTAAAAGTGCCATCCACTTCAACCGTAATGGCCAAGCAGAGATCGACCATGAGAAGTGTGTCAACTGTGGAATATGTCAAAAGGCATGTCCTTACCACTCTATCGTTTACGTTCCCGTTCCATGTGAAGAGTCGTGTCCTGTAGGGGCCATCACAAAAGATGAAAACGGTAACGAACGTATCGATGATGATAAGTGTATCTACTGTGGTAAATGTGTTAATGCTTGCCCTTTTGGTTCTATCTTCGAAATGTCTCATATTGTAGATGTTTTCGGTGCGATGGAGAAAGGGGAGAAAATCATTGCTCTTCCTGCACCTTCGATTATGGGGCAGTACAGAGAGCCAATGAGCAAGATTGTACCTGCACTTAAGAAATTAGGGTTCCATGATGTGGTTGAGGTTGCTGAAGGTGCTACCATTACAACCAATAATGAGTCGGTAGAGCTCCAAGAAAAACTGGAGGAGGGACAGCTTTTCATGACCACCTCTTGTTGCCCAAGTTACGTGCAAGCCGTAGAGAAGCATATGCCAGGAGTGAAGCCATTCGTATCCCATACGAAATCACCAATGTATTATGCCGCTGAAATCGCAAAAGAGCGTTATCCTGATGCTAAGCTAGTCTTCATCGGACCATGTATCGCAAAACGTAAAGAGGCACAACAGGATCCTAATATTGACTTTATCATGACCTTTGAAGAGATCGATGCATTCTTCGATGGTTTCGAAGTAAGAGTGTCTGATCAGGAGCCTATCAACCTTGAACGTATCGATAGAGAGAGTCGTAATTATGGACAATCTGGAGGTGTCGCTGCTGCGGTGTTAGCTCGCGATATCAAAGTCGATGTCAACGAAATGAAGATCAACGGTATCAACAAAAAGTCGATGGCGCTATTGAAAACATTTGCGAAAGGAAAAGCGACAGCAAACTTCATCGAAGTAATGGCTTGTGAAGGCGGTTGTGTTGGTGGACCATCTGCAAATGTAGATGTAACCAAAGGCCGTAAGCAGTTGGATGCTTCTATCAAACAGTGTTACACAGACTAA
- a CDS encoding TonB-dependent receptor, which translates to MNHPKGSILLYILLLLASTKVLGQDIRVLYGKVIDETDHQPIASAFVEIEDLDLFSITDSLGLFQIPLKSNCNYSVVIRSLGHKLAFTTLLFKGNEKRHLFMLTPMSYNIDEITVISRESKANGTASNIGQSALQHLQPTSFTDVLQLIPGGQLKNNNLSSPKWIRLREPNSSSSSSNKGYNNNSSFGTSFIVDGVPSTNDGNIPASSNQYMSNLDLSSKGQDLRLIPTDGVENITIIRGIPSVRYGEVTSGVVKIERDYKRTPLKIRLKSNPASKMVSIGKGVSLFPKSTLHSNFSLLDYKQDARNPKVNYKRYIGSLRFQYQNQSNHWMIKNQSSIDYTGSFDTSKRDEEVDIAAGSSYENDYNKISFSGSSSLSHTKSRWFSSFQLQYGISSTKQQQHITKAVNGERMPVLINRDSGVFYSSHLPTSYISNYVHDNHPLSLYGNMDINLHSTIFGVKHKLLMGMTWNYSKNRGRGEIYDINRPLNPSSGRPRDYSTIPSSNKLSLFVEDQFTMDIGKLRLDTRIGIRSIRSLGMSKHYHLSGKSYYDPRMNSALHLPSINIRGKGLKTTLYAGFGWHTKLPSISQLYPDLIYMDQIQLNYYSQQEHLRQINYKTDIIDPTNVSMMANRNKKVEIGLGWEYGDMNLQVTGYIEKMTDGLRSVGNYQITNYKLYDAESGPNISTLETPPTVDMFDYKEMSNFHVYPQTVNGTQEDKWGIEYQLDLGDIQPITSRISINGAWMVSKYTLTSAEYRHPEQRFSNKPYPYLGYYEWDRGQRYEQFNTNLRCDTHLKKYGLIFSSILQCMWYEKRQTEPNDGKPSYYIDKTGQQHPFTNQDITDPLLRFLYSKPHPELFVENVIPIAIDFNITVSKTISKMIELSFYINRILRYTPSYTNHTGYKVVRKRSPYFGMELNINI; encoded by the coding sequence ATGAATCATCCCAAAGGCTCTATTCTACTATATATCTTATTGCTCCTTGCTTCTACAAAAGTATTAGGACAGGATATTCGTGTCCTATATGGTAAGGTGATAGATGAAACAGATCATCAACCTATTGCATCTGCATTTGTAGAGATTGAGGATCTAGATCTATTTTCTATTACCGATTCGTTAGGTTTATTTCAAATACCATTAAAATCCAATTGCAACTATTCTGTTGTTATAAGATCATTGGGGCATAAGCTAGCATTCACAACGTTACTATTTAAAGGGAACGAAAAGAGACACCTTTTTATGCTTACACCGATGAGTTATAATATTGATGAAATAACCGTTATCTCACGGGAGTCGAAGGCAAATGGAACGGCTTCAAATATTGGACAGAGTGCATTACAACACCTTCAGCCGACCAGTTTTACAGATGTCTTACAACTTATTCCTGGAGGACAATTGAAGAACAACAATTTATCGAGTCCGAAGTGGATCAGGCTGAGAGAGCCAAATTCGTCGTCTTCGTCAAGTAATAAGGGGTATAATAACAATAGTTCGTTTGGAACCTCCTTTATTGTTGATGGTGTGCCTTCAACAAATGATGGAAATATACCAGCCTCTTCAAATCAGTATATGTCAAATTTAGATCTATCCTCTAAAGGGCAGGACTTACGGTTGATTCCTACCGATGGAGTGGAGAATATTACGATTATTAGAGGTATACCGTCGGTAAGATATGGTGAGGTTACGAGTGGGGTGGTCAAGATTGAAAGAGATTATAAAAGAACACCTTTAAAGATACGCCTAAAATCGAATCCTGCGTCTAAGATGGTATCTATAGGGAAAGGGGTATCACTATTTCCAAAGAGTACGCTTCATAGCAACTTTAGTCTATTAGATTATAAACAAGATGCACGAAACCCTAAAGTGAATTACAAACGATATATTGGATCGTTGCGTTTTCAGTATCAGAATCAATCAAACCATTGGATGATTAAAAATCAATCAAGTATTGATTATACTGGATCTTTCGATACCTCAAAGAGAGACGAAGAGGTTGATATTGCCGCAGGAAGCAGTTATGAAAATGATTATAATAAGATATCATTCTCCGGCAGTAGTAGTTTAAGCCACACGAAGAGTCGTTGGTTCTCCTCATTTCAGTTACAGTATGGAATCTCCTCAACCAAACAACAACAGCACATTACAAAAGCGGTCAATGGCGAACGAATGCCTGTGCTCATAAATCGAGATAGTGGTGTATTTTACAGTTCACACCTTCCGACATCCTATATATCGAATTATGTCCACGACAATCATCCTCTTTCACTCTATGGTAACATGGATATAAACCTTCACAGTACAATATTTGGGGTTAAACATAAGCTATTAATGGGGATGACCTGGAACTACAGTAAGAATCGAGGTAGAGGAGAGATCTATGATATAAATCGTCCGTTGAATCCGAGCAGTGGACGTCCAAGAGATTATAGTACCATACCCTCTTCTAATAAATTATCTCTATTTGTAGAGGATCAATTCACTATGGATATTGGGAAGTTACGTTTGGATACACGTATCGGAATTCGATCGATAAGATCATTGGGGATGTCAAAACACTATCACCTTTCGGGAAAGAGCTACTATGATCCTCGAATGAATAGCGCACTACATCTTCCTTCGATTAATATTCGAGGGAAAGGCTTAAAGACCACCCTCTATGCTGGTTTTGGATGGCATACGAAGTTACCATCTATTTCACAACTCTATCCTGATCTTATCTATATGGATCAGATACAGTTGAACTACTATTCACAACAAGAGCATTTGCGACAGATTAACTATAAGACCGATATCATTGATCCTACCAATGTAAGTATGATGGCTAATCGAAATAAGAAAGTAGAGATTGGACTAGGATGGGAGTATGGGGATATGAACCTTCAAGTGACAGGATATATTGAAAAGATGACCGATGGCCTTCGATCGGTTGGTAATTATCAAATTACAAACTATAAACTGTATGATGCGGAGTCAGGACCAAATATATCTACACTAGAAACTCCTCCGACAGTCGATATGTTTGACTACAAGGAGATGAGTAATTTTCATGTTTATCCACAAACGGTCAATGGTACACAAGAAGATAAATGGGGGATTGAATATCAGTTAGACTTAGGAGATATACAACCTATTACATCGCGAATATCTATTAATGGTGCGTGGATGGTTTCGAAGTATACGCTTACGAGTGCTGAATACAGACATCCAGAACAAAGATTTAGTAATAAACCATATCCATATTTAGGGTATTATGAATGGGATAGAGGACAGCGGTATGAGCAGTTTAACACGAACTTACGTTGTGATACTCATCTCAAAAAGTATGGGCTAATCTTCTCATCAATTCTGCAATGTATGTGGTATGAGAAGCGTCAGACAGAACCAAATGATGGGAAGCCCTCCTATTACATAGATAAAACAGGCCAACAACATCCATTCACAAATCAAGATATCACGGATCCATTGCTCCGTTTTTTATATAGTAAACCACATCCAGAGCTGTTTGTGGAGAATGTGATTCCGATTGCGATCGACTTTAATATTACTGTTTCAAAGACCATATCCAAAATGATTGAACTCTCTTTCTATATCAATCGTATCCTCCGATATACCCCTAGTTATACAAACCATACGGGTTATAAGGTGGTTCGAAAGAGGTCCCCATATTTTGGAATGGAACTAAATATCAATATATAA
- a CDS encoding DUF4876 domain-containing protein — protein sequence MNFRLKNLALLMAFIFLYSCQKDEDTIIPVSDVNMSIELPKTLEDKEVTFKSGQLTLENVNTKKKTTQELTSTIVPKLSLEDGLYNVLLEGEVGYTASDASKKKVDKTSQVRGRIENVEVKGGKITVELPLFIYSKTAGFVISEIFFAGTRTADGNQYDSDTFFELYNNSDKTLYADGLCLAQTSLTTDDALNQFSPDTRLTETLISDLYRIPGDGTKYPVKPGQTILISNVAINHKTQNSNSFNLSKSNFEWYDAGTVDVDVPEVPNLEKLISANANYMWSLHNRGHKSYVLCRLDKSVTPDSFAKSNPFKYSHMFVMGDFKMQMDEDTWKIANTTIIDAVELSTPSGYQWKTLAPDLDLSWTHCGDGDGMRYGSSVRRKVDHKEGDRVVLLDTNDSAFDFHATAIPSPGVVEQE from the coding sequence ATGAACTTTAGATTAAAAAATCTAGCCTTATTAATGGCTTTCATTTTCTTATACTCTTGTCAAAAAGACGAAGATACGATCATTCCTGTTTCAGATGTAAACATGTCCATTGAGCTTCCCAAGACACTAGAAGACAAGGAAGTGACGTTTAAATCGGGACAATTAACACTTGAGAATGTAAATACGAAGAAGAAAACGACTCAAGAGCTTACCTCTACCATTGTACCAAAACTAAGTTTGGAAGATGGACTTTACAATGTTCTTTTAGAAGGAGAAGTTGGTTATACCGCTTCTGACGCAAGTAAAAAGAAGGTTGATAAAACAAGTCAAGTAAGAGGACGTATAGAGAATGTCGAAGTAAAAGGAGGAAAGATTACCGTTGAACTACCTCTGTTTATCTACAGTAAGACCGCAGGATTTGTTATCTCTGAAATCTTCTTTGCAGGTACACGTACCGCAGATGGTAATCAGTATGATTCTGACACCTTCTTTGAGCTTTATAATAACAGCGATAAAACATTGTATGCCGATGGTCTTTGCTTGGCTCAAACATCTCTGACCACTGATGATGCATTGAATCAATTTAGCCCTGATACACGTCTGACGGAAACATTAATCTCTGATCTATATCGTATTCCAGGAGATGGAACAAAGTATCCCGTAAAACCAGGGCAGACAATACTAATTAGTAATGTGGCCATAAATCATAAAACACAGAACTCTAACTCATTCAACTTATCGAAATCAAACTTCGAATGGTATGATGCAGGAACAGTGGATGTCGATGTACCAGAGGTTCCTAATTTGGAAAAACTTATTTCTGCTAATGCCAATTATATGTGGTCACTACATAATAGAGGCCATAAATCATATGTACTGTGTCGATTAGACAAGAGTGTTACTCCAGACTCTTTCGCAAAGAGCAATCCATTTAAATATTCTCATATGTTTGTTATGGGTGATTTTAAAATGCAGATGGATGAAGATACATGGAAAATAGCAAACACTACAATCATTGATGCTGTAGAGCTAAGTACTCCTTCAGGATACCAATGGAAGACGTTGGCTCCTGATTTGGACCTATCATGGACACACTGTGGCGATGGTGATGGCATGAGATATGGAAGTAGTGTGAGACGTAAAGTAGATCATAAAGAGGGGGATCGTGTGGTTCTCTTGGATACCAATGATTCGGCATTTGACTTCCATGCCACGGCAATACCATCACCAGGTGTGGTAGAACAAGAATAA
- a CDS encoding ABC transporter ATP-binding protein, with protein MEPIVTCENLTHYYGDRCIYENLNFEIPKGRILGLLGKNGTGKTTTINIMNGYLRPTSGQCRIFGERSDALTPMTKQKVGLLIEGHVQYNFMNIEEIEKFYAAYYPQWDKTAYYELMKLLQIGPKQKISKMSCGQKSQVALGLILAQNAELLILDDFSMGLDPGYRMLFVDYLSEYARSQNKTVFVTSHIIQDMERLIDDCLIMDYGRIILQKPVKELMEQFHHFSFTGSGAERLAGLENIYSASERNNKSDFYAFNTPSQITTILQQNGINRNDVVSRKLSLEEIFIGLTGKY; from the coding sequence ATGGAGCCAATAGTAACTTGTGAGAACCTAACCCATTATTATGGAGATAGGTGTATATATGAGAATCTTAATTTCGAGATACCTAAAGGTCGTATACTTGGACTATTAGGAAAAAATGGGACAGGTAAAACAACGACTATTAATATTATGAACGGATATTTGCGTCCCACCTCTGGTCAATGTCGAATATTTGGAGAGCGCTCTGATGCACTTACTCCCATGACCAAACAAAAGGTCGGGCTTCTCATCGAAGGTCATGTACAGTATAATTTCATGAATATTGAGGAGATAGAGAAGTTCTATGCAGCCTACTATCCACAATGGGATAAGACGGCCTATTATGAACTTATGAAACTTCTACAAATTGGTCCGAAACAGAAGATCTCAAAGATGTCGTGTGGTCAAAAATCACAAGTCGCTCTAGGATTAATACTTGCACAGAATGCAGAACTATTGATTCTAGATGACTTTTCTATGGGACTCGACCCTGGTTATCGTATGCTCTTTGTGGACTATCTTAGTGAGTATGCAAGAAGCCAGAATAAGACGGTCTTTGTGACTTCCCATATTATTCAAGATATGGAACGTCTTATCGACGACTGTTTGATTATGGATTATGGAAGAATCATACTTCAAAAACCAGTCAAAGAGCTGATGGAACAGTTTCACCATTTCAGTTTTACAGGTTCGGGAGCAGAACGATTGGCTGGTCTAGAGAATATATATAGTGCATCGGAACGAAACAATAAGAGCGATTTCTACGCCTTTAACACCCCGTCTCAGATCACAACAATACTCCAACAAAACGGTATCAACAGGAATGATGTAGTATCAAGGAAGCTGTCACTAGAAGAGATATTTATTGGTTTAACAGGAAAATATTAG
- a CDS encoding DUF4857 domain-containing protein translates to MKNIKYLLIIITTVILSWAMPYSYHLIYDVAPSNVFTYYSSVDHAFCKINFDEKEERLIRMNVNTKKEYTQMEFDSILPLFFCRQLLADGRMPETIDGYAITPDVINEKTFNYNYSPKDKNRPHIPLYTLFESISGRVRLEMPGDMFRITDKIEFLRPSSKDVDRTKSDKFQKALEAKGFCFPATQLAGNPNPRKPYEEGYLILDQQNQLFHLKMVNGKPFVKQITIPDGLSPQFIETQEPADRSFYAFVFGSDGEVFTLTTDNYSFQRLPIPPFDLETNQLSIMANPLYWNVSVISRKGRENWAISTQDYSIVDKYIEKSAPNKAHFTQYVFPFSVDFTSPYSSFIRPVIYFGSYWVALGNIALALLMLFIFRGRKKENVLWTLLTGIYGFIATLLFNRVD, encoded by the coding sequence ATGAAGAATATAAAATATCTACTGATTATCATTACCACCGTTATTCTTTCGTGGGCTATGCCCTACAGCTATCATCTAATCTACGATGTGGCACCAAGCAATGTTTTCACCTACTATAGCTCCGTTGATCATGCCTTCTGTAAAATCAATTTTGATGAAAAGGAGGAGCGATTGATTCGAATGAATGTCAATACAAAGAAAGAGTATACCCAAATGGAGTTTGATAGTATATTGCCTCTATTTTTTTGTAGACAACTACTGGCGGATGGACGTATGCCTGAAACGATTGATGGATATGCCATTACTCCTGATGTGATTAATGAGAAAACATTCAACTACAACTATAGTCCTAAAGATAAGAATAGACCACATATCCCCCTCTATACTTTATTTGAATCGATCTCTGGACGTGTACGTTTAGAGATGCCTGGAGATATGTTTCGAATCACTGATAAGATAGAGTTTCTACGCCCCTCAAGTAAAGATGTGGATCGGACCAAGAGTGATAAGTTCCAGAAGGCTTTAGAGGCAAAAGGGTTCTGTTTTCCAGCAACCCAGTTGGCAGGAAATCCAAATCCTCGTAAACCATACGAAGAAGGGTACCTTATTTTAGACCAACAGAATCAACTATTTCATCTAAAGATGGTAAACGGAAAGCCATTCGTAAAACAGATCACAATACCAGATGGTCTAAGCCCTCAATTTATTGAAACACAAGAGCCCGCAGATCGTAGTTTCTATGCTTTTGTTTTTGGATCAGATGGAGAGGTATTTACATTGACAACAGATAACTATTCATTCCAAAGATTACCAATACCCCCTTTCGACCTAGAGACAAATCAACTATCTATCATGGCCAATCCGCTATATTGGAATGTCAGTGTGATCTCAAGAAAAGGACGAGAGAATTGGGCAATATCGACACAAGACTATAGCATTGTAGATAAATACATAGAGAAGAGTGCCCCGAACAAAGCACACTTCACCCAATATGTCTTCCCTTTTTCAGTGGACTTTACATCCCCATACAGCTCCTTTATAAGGCCTGTAATCTACTTTGGAAGCTATTGGGTTGCACTTGGGAATATTGCATTGGCTCTACTTATGCTTTTCATATTCCGTGGTAGAAAAAAAGAGAATGTTCTATGGACCCTACTAACAGGAATCTATGGATTTATTGCCACGCTACTATTTAATCGAGTAGACTAA